Proteins encoded together in one Psychrobacter sanguinis window:
- the crcB gene encoding fluoride efflux transporter CrcB, producing MQWLAIGIGAGIGACLRAWLAKLNPLHSWIPLGTLSANVLGGLLIGIAMVIFMKVGQSWHPNVKLFVITGFLGGLTTFSTFSSEVFGLLNEGKIVAGLSLIGVHVLFTLVATAVGYYLTRLVL from the coding sequence ATGCAGTGGTTGGCGATAGGGATTGGGGCTGGAATAGGGGCGTGCTTACGGGCATGGCTGGCGAAGCTCAATCCTCTGCATTCGTGGATACCTTTAGGTACGTTAAGCGCCAATGTGCTGGGTGGCCTACTTATCGGTATCGCCATGGTGATATTTATGAAAGTTGGACAAAGCTGGCATCCGAACGTGAAGCTATTTGTGATAACCGGTTTTTTAGGCGGCTTGACCACATTTAGCACGTTTAGTAGCGAAGTGTTTGGGCTATTAAATGAGGGAAAAATAGTTGCCGGCTTAAGTTTAATAGGGGTTCATGTATTGTTTACCCTAGTGGCAACCGCCGTTGGCTATTATTTAACCCGCCTAGTATTGTAA
- the tsaD gene encoding tRNA (adenosine(37)-N6)-threonylcarbamoyltransferase complex transferase subunit TsaD has product MKVLGLETSCDETGLAIFDSDRLVEGKSGLLGQVLYSQIELHATYGGVVPELASRDHIRKLVPLLDELLAQCGISKHEMDAIAFTKGPGLIGALMTGALFGRSLAYALDIPAIGVHHMEGHLLSPLLGPNPPKFPFVSLLVSGGHTLLVAAHAIGEYEILGESIDDAAGECFDKAAKMLGLPYPGGPNVARLAQSGNPQAYDLPRPMLHRGLDFSFSGMKTAVHNLIKDTPGSDSDEQVRADIAASFQHAVVDTLVKKCVKALKQTGMSQLVIAGGVSANLHLRDTLEKELAKINSTVHYAPLELCTDNGAMIAYAGYQRLQAGQADDLAVSCVPRWNISELPALT; this is encoded by the coding sequence TTGAAAGTTTTAGGTTTAGAGACATCATGTGACGAAACAGGATTGGCCATTTTTGACAGTGATCGCCTTGTAGAAGGTAAGAGCGGACTACTGGGGCAAGTACTGTATTCTCAAATTGAATTGCATGCAACGTATGGTGGTGTGGTACCTGAACTTGCCAGCCGTGACCATATTCGTAAACTAGTACCCTTACTTGATGAATTACTGGCCCAGTGCGGTATTAGCAAACATGAGATGGATGCTATTGCCTTTACCAAAGGTCCAGGGCTAATAGGGGCATTGATGACTGGTGCGCTGTTTGGACGTAGCTTAGCCTATGCGCTAGATATTCCAGCCATTGGGGTGCATCATATGGAAGGTCATTTATTGTCTCCACTGTTGGGTCCAAACCCACCGAAATTTCCTTTTGTATCTTTGTTGGTTTCAGGAGGACACACCCTATTGGTGGCCGCTCATGCCATTGGGGAGTATGAGATATTAGGGGAAAGTATTGATGATGCGGCAGGGGAGTGCTTCGACAAGGCCGCTAAGATGTTAGGCTTGCCTTATCCAGGCGGTCCTAACGTAGCACGTCTGGCTCAATCTGGAAATCCACAAGCTTACGACTTACCAAGACCCATGCTGCATAGAGGGTTAGACTTCTCCTTTAGTGGTATGAAAACTGCGGTACACAATCTCATTAAAGACACGCCAGGCTCAGATTCGGACGAGCAGGTTCGTGCGGATATAGCGGCCAGCTTCCAACATGCAGTGGTCGATACTCTGGTTAAAAAGTGTGTCAAAGCTCTTAAACAAACAGGCATGTCGCAACTGGTCATCGCAGGCGGTGTCAGTGCCAACCTCCATCTACGTGACACGTTAGAAAAAGAGTTAGCAAAAATCAATTCGACCGTACATTATGCACCACTTGAGCTGTGTACCGACAATGGAGCAATGATTGCCTATGCAGGCTATCAGCGTTTGCAGGCAGGACAAGCCGATGATTTGGCGGTCAGCTGTGTCCCTAGATGGAATATTAGCGAGTTGCCAGCCTTAACTTAG
- a CDS encoding c-type cytochrome: protein MLKRSKQSSNKKSLAPLNKATLLLAGILTLGLTVGCSGESKSDTAAEPSVSESAPATTEPVTEPATETAEPEVAPEEEVVAEPEQPEAATESAESEPAEAAAPLAADAGAKLYEAKCKLCHEKGLLNAPKFANPEDWAPRIAKGKETLYKHSAEGFNAMPAQAADGVTVEQVHAAVDYMVDNAS from the coding sequence ATGCTAAAAAGAAGTAAACAATCCAGTAATAAAAAGTCACTAGCCCCTTTGAATAAAGCCACTCTACTTTTGGCAGGTATATTGACCTTGGGCCTAACAGTAGGCTGCAGCGGTGAATCAAAGTCTGATACAGCGGCTGAGCCTAGTGTTAGTGAAAGTGCACCGGCTACTACTGAACCTGTTACCGAACCCGCGACTGAGACTGCAGAGCCTGAAGTAGCACCGGAAGAAGAAGTGGTAGCAGAGCCAGAACAACCTGAAGCCGCGACTGAATCAGCGGAGTCTGAGCCAGCAGAAGCGGCAGCACCTTTAGCGGCAGACGCAGGGGCTAAGCTGTATGAGGCCAAATGTAAGTTGTGTCACGAAAAAGGCTTGTTAAATGCGCCTAAATTTGCCAATCCTGAGGATTGGGCACCGCGTATTGCCAAAGGCAAAGAAACCTTATACAAGCATTCAGCAGAAGGCTTTAATGCGATGCCAGCTCAAGCTGCTGATGGAGTGACTGTAGAACAGGTTCATGCTGCTGTGGATTATATGGTAGACAACGCCAGCTAG
- the rpsU gene encoding 30S ribosomal protein S21 has protein sequence MPSVKVKENEPVDIAIRRFKRACEKAGVLSDVRKREFYEKPTQERKRKKAAAVKRYKKKLQRESIRTTRMY, from the coding sequence ATGCCTTCAGTTAAGGTTAAAGAAAACGAACCTGTTGATATCGCTATCCGTCGCTTCAAGCGTGCCTGCGAAAAAGCTGGTGTTTTATCTGATGTACGTAAGCGCGAGTTTTACGAAAAGCCAACGCAAGAGCGTAAGCGTAAAAAGGCAGCAGCAGTAAAACGCTACAAAAAGAAATTACAGCGCGAGTCTATCCGTACAACTCGTATGTACTAA
- a CDS encoding GatB/YqeY domain-containing protein → MSALKDRITEQVKTSMKARELEKVKVLRNVQSVIKQIEIDRKIELDDAGVLEILQKQLKQRQESLTVFQDNGREDLAQKEQFEIDIINEFMPQQMDEAELANLINQEIAAQGASSMQDMGKVMGALKTKTAGRADPAIMSQLVKKALMG, encoded by the coding sequence ATGAGCGCATTAAAAGATCGAATTACCGAACAAGTTAAAACCTCAATGAAAGCGCGTGAGTTAGAAAAAGTAAAGGTATTACGTAACGTACAATCGGTTATAAAGCAAATTGAAATTGACCGTAAAATTGAACTTGATGATGCCGGTGTACTGGAAATTTTACAGAAGCAATTAAAACAACGCCAAGAATCATTGACTGTGTTTCAAGACAATGGCCGTGAAGACTTGGCTCAAAAAGAGCAGTTTGAAATCGATATTATCAATGAATTTATGCCACAACAAATGGATGAGGCTGAATTGGCTAACTTGATCAATCAGGAGATAGCCGCTCAAGGTGCAAGCTCAATGCAAGACATGGGTAAAGTTATGGGTGCGTTAAAGACTAAAACTGCGGGCCGTGCTGACCCTGCCATTATGTCACAATTGGTCAAAAAAGCATTAATGGGTTAA
- a CDS encoding M48 family metalloprotease, which translates to MRPLQSTMRLMQYKASTFKLDYRASKSVVVKMPWVLVLALLGAGHSAFAEDKADYVWSGSTWSTNAWSGNMGSKNTASFSIPNGSSSLDTPQFSLPELGSGGGRFIEVNQHKALGEWSLQQLGKSAPLLNDPWSQEQLEAIVWQINAQARTQAPLGLLLINNASINAFAIPGGVMGIHTGTVVEANSVDELASVIAHEVAHLSQRHYEHRDEASRKALLMQIGGVLAAIAASAADGDAAAAVMMGSQTAALNAQMAFSRSNEREADRIGMQLMAKSGYDPRAMPKFFGTLDKKSQLNMSDNAYLPSFIMTHPLSSERLSEAQSRANSYPTLALNSKRQPLSFELLKWRLKMLSNQTTEGELEIAATKNKGAELALAYWYAKQNRYQQAADRIKKLKANTAIASAADKVSFEILLAITESQIAGLQGQWQVAEKVLMPYYRLYPERRDVKLLLADSWLQLGKYNEVIAMVKPLVQSRPHDLESLYRLQRAYELMAISPNVSNTSNADTVLVKNITLVNALRYRAKGELWRGKYTDALVSLQQAKKQVEDLSSQPNAAFNPKPLLANINNEIAEVKTARDFRP; encoded by the coding sequence TTGCGCCCTTTACAGTCCACCATGCGATTAATGCAATATAAAGCATCGACTTTCAAACTCGATTACCGTGCTTCAAAATCGGTAGTGGTCAAGATGCCTTGGGTACTTGTTTTAGCGTTGCTTGGGGCTGGTCATTCTGCCTTTGCTGAGGATAAGGCGGACTATGTGTGGTCAGGAAGTACATGGTCCACAAATGCTTGGTCAGGCAACATGGGGTCTAAAAATACGGCTTCTTTTTCTATTCCAAATGGCTCAAGTAGCTTAGATACGCCTCAATTTAGCTTACCAGAGTTGGGCAGTGGTGGGGGACGTTTTATTGAGGTCAATCAACATAAGGCATTGGGTGAATGGTCCTTGCAACAGTTGGGCAAAAGTGCCCCTTTACTTAATGACCCTTGGTCACAAGAGCAGCTTGAGGCCATCGTCTGGCAAATTAACGCCCAAGCTCGAACACAGGCGCCACTGGGTTTATTGCTGATAAACAATGCCAGTATTAATGCTTTTGCTATTCCAGGCGGAGTAATGGGAATCCATACCGGTACCGTTGTTGAAGCCAATAGTGTGGATGAGCTGGCCAGCGTCATTGCCCATGAAGTTGCCCATTTAAGCCAACGCCATTATGAACACCGTGATGAGGCCAGTCGTAAAGCATTACTGATGCAAATTGGCGGTGTATTAGCGGCCATTGCCGCTTCTGCTGCTGATGGTGATGCGGCCGCAGCGGTAATGATGGGCAGTCAAACGGCAGCACTTAATGCGCAAATGGCATTCAGTCGCAGTAACGAGCGCGAGGCTGATCGTATAGGTATGCAGCTGATGGCAAAGTCAGGATATGACCCTAGAGCCATGCCTAAGTTTTTTGGGACATTGGACAAAAAGTCGCAGCTAAATATGAGCGACAATGCCTATCTTCCCAGTTTTATTATGACCCACCCTTTAAGTTCTGAGCGTCTAAGTGAAGCTCAAAGTCGTGCCAATAGTTACCCAACCTTGGCATTAAACAGTAAACGGCAGCCGCTTAGTTTTGAGCTACTAAAATGGCGACTCAAAATGCTGAGCAACCAGACGACTGAGGGTGAGCTTGAGATTGCCGCTACCAAAAACAAAGGCGCTGAATTGGCACTGGCCTACTGGTATGCAAAACAAAATCGTTATCAACAAGCAGCCGATAGAATTAAGAAGCTAAAAGCAAATACCGCCATTGCTTCTGCTGCAGATAAAGTTTCTTTTGAGATTTTATTAGCGATAACAGAATCACAAATTGCTGGCTTACAAGGGCAGTGGCAAGTGGCAGAAAAAGTACTCATGCCTTATTACAGACTTTATCCAGAGCGCCGCGATGTTAAGCTGCTATTGGCCGATTCTTGGTTGCAGCTTGGTAAATATAATGAAGTGATTGCTATGGTTAAGCCTTTGGTACAAAGCAGACCTCACGACTTAGAGAGCTTATATCGCTTACAACGGGCTTATGAATTGATGGCCATTAGTCCTAATGTCAGCAATACTAGCAACGCAGACACTGTCTTAGTCAAGAATATTACTTTAGTTAATGCACTACGCTATCGGGCCAAAGGAGAGTTATGGCGAGGCAAGTATACGGATGCTTTAGTGTCTTTACAGCAAGCCAAAAAACAGGTTGAAGACTTAAGTTCACAACCTAATGCTGCTTTCAATCCCAAACCTTTATTGGCCAATATTAATAATGAAATCGCAGAAGTGAAAACAGCCAGAGACTTTCGTCCCTAG